One Pempheris klunzingeri isolate RE-2024b chromosome 22, fPemKlu1.hap1, whole genome shotgun sequence DNA segment encodes these proteins:
- the LOC139221899 gene encoding histone H1A-like gives MGPMVLLRVLQGLRDDELMEFQWYLKMPDALDDYQPINECQLLRAQRWDTVDLMVKAYTLDGALKVTKKVLEKINRNDLVQKLPGTSSGPAADSTEVEMRDEAPAATTSRNLQAPLSRQEAPTLEEQIIAAVAESKERKGLSQPALKKVLATKGVDVAKSNKHINIVILKHMRDGTLTQSKGIGASGSFKLPKKEPKAAKKDPAIVKKPAAMEAAKKATAEMMLAAKMAAEAVKAAAAAKKAAAEKASVAKVAVAVGKVAAAEKAAEKAAEAKEAAAKKAAVAKTAAMAANKAIAEMAAVAKKAEAAEKVAATKKAAAEKAAEKAAAAERVAATKKAAAEKAAAAAGRRLSLPSTPSMSLFADNFKLPHLHTAVPEQGFYTDD, from the exons ATGGGGCCAATGGTGCTTTTAAGAGTTCTCCAGGGTTTAAGAGACGATGAACTCATGGAATTTCAGTGGTATCTGAAGATGCCTGATGCCCTGGATGACTACCAGCCCATCAACGAGTGCCAGCTGTTGAGGGCACAGAGGTGGGACACGGTGGATCTGATGGTGAAGGCCTACACACTTGATGGAGCTCTGAAGGTGACCAAGAAGGTTTTAGAGAAGATAAACAGGAACGATCTGGTGCAGAAGCTGCCAGGCACCAGTTCAGGACCAGCAG CGGACAGCACTGAGGTGGAGATGAGAGATGAAGCTCCAGCAGCCACAACGTCCAGAAACCTTCAGGCTCCACTTTCCAGACAGGAAGCTCCCACCCTTGAGGAGCAGATCATCGCTGCTGTGGCTGAGTCCAAGGAGCGTAAGGGGCTCTCACAGCCGGCGCTCAAAAAGGTTTTGGCCACCAAAGGAGTGGATGTGGCCAAAAGCAACAAGCACATCAACATCGTCATCTTAAAACACATGCGTGATGGGACTCTGACTCAGTCCAAAGGTATCGGGGCCTCCGGCTCCTTCAAGCTGCCCAAGAAGGAGCCCAAAGCCGCCAAGAAAGATCCCGCTATAGTGAAGAAGCCTGCAGCCATGGAGGCAGCGAAGAAAGCAACGGCTGAGATGATGCTAGCGGCCAAGATGGCTGCAGAGGCAGTGAAGGCAGCTGCTGCAGCGAAGAAAGCAGCGGCTGAGAAGGCGTCAGTGGCCAAGGTGGCGGTAGCAGTCGGGAAGGTGGCAGCGGCCGAGAAGGCGGCCGAAAAAGCAGCTGAAGCGAAGGAAGCAGCCGCCAAGAAGGCAGCAGTGGCCAAGACGGCGGCCATGGCAGCAAATAAAGCAATTGCTGAGATGGCAGCAGTGGCCAAGAAGGCGGAAGCAGCTGAGAAGGTGGCCGCAACGAAGAAAGCAGCGGCTGAGAAGGCGGCTGAGAAGGCAGCAGCGGCCGAGAGGGTGGCGGCAacaaagaaagcagcagccgAGAAGGCGGCAGCAGCCGCAGGGAGACGGCTCTCTCTGCCTTCTACACCCTCCATGTCTTTGTTTGCTGATAATTTCAAACTTCCCCACCTGCATACTGCTGTTCCTGAACAAGGATTTTATACTGATGATTga